The sequence AAGGAGAACGCAATGGATATTCGCATTTCAGGACATCAGGTGGAAACCGGCTCTGCCCTGCAGGACCATGCCACGGACCGGCTGGACGCGATCGTGGAGAAATATTTCAGCCGCGCGATTTCCAGCCACGTCACCTTCGGCAAGGCACCCGCTGGCGCGTTCGGATGCGATATCGTGACCCACGTGATGCACGGCCTCATCCTGAAAGCCCATGCCGAGGCACATGACGCGCATCAGGCGTTCGACCAGGCGGCGGCCAAGATCGAAAAGCAGCTGCGCCGTTACAAGAGCCGGTTGAAAGACCGCCACGAACAGGCCCAGCATTCCGCGCGCGAGGAAGAGGCAGCCTATACGATCTTCGCCGCCACGATGGAGGAAGAGGAAGATACACAGGAGGCGCCCGATGCGCCGCTGGTGGTTGCCGAAACCAAGGTCGATATCCCCGAATGCAGCGTGGCGGATGCGGTAATGATGCTCGATCTGCGCGATACCGGCGCACTGTTTTTCAAGAACGGCAAGACCGAGCGGCACAACATGGTCTATCGCCGCCGCGACGGTTCGATCGGTTGGGTCGAACCGGCGCAAACCTGACTCTCGGTCCGAATAGCGGGGATTTCCCATGACCGAAGTCGATCCCGGCGGGGCGCAATCGCATTATCGGGCGCTGGAACGGCTTTACCGGGCCGCGCCGATCAATACGAAATTTGCCTCCCGCCTGGAATTGCCGGAACGCGGCCGGTCGCGGCTGGTCTTTACCGTCAGCGACGATAATTACCACGCGGCGGGCGCCGCGCACGGAACCGTCTATTTCAAGATGCTCGACGATGCGGCGTTCTATGCTGCGAATACGCTGGTTACCGACCGTTTCCTGCTGACCACATCGTTCAACCTGCATTTCACCAAGCCCGTTCGTGCGGGCGAAGTGGTGGCAGAAGGCCGCTGGGTCAGCGGCAAGCGCCGCGTGCTCGTCGCCGAATCGCGGCTGGTTGACGAAGAAGGCGATGAAATCGGCCGCGGCACCGGCACGTTCATGCGCTCCCACATCCCGCTATCCGGGCTGGCCGGTTATAGCGAACGGACGGACTAAGGGGCGATTATGCGCCTGCCCGCTCATATCGAAGTTTCTGGGCTGATCCGGGCAGTCAATGCTGCGGGCGGCTTTGCGACGGTTCTGGCAAAGGGTGAAAAGGATGCCGGGACAATCCTGTTATTAACCGTCGCCAGAGACCAAACCACGAAACTTTACGAAAGGATGCCGCAACTCGACGGGTCGCGCCCTTTCTCTCTTTCCAGAGAAGAAAATCCTGAAAACAAACAGGAATTCGCAGAATATCTCATGAAAAGACGGCGGCAGGACAGAGACACGTGGTTGGTGGAACTGGACATCGCGGATGCGGAACGTTTCATCGAAACGGCGGGAACGTTAAGTTGACTTAAACACCCCGACCCCTATTTGCCCGCCAACTTTCGGGTGCGCAGGCGGTATTGGACGACATGGGGTCGATCAGCTGGCACGCAGACGGGGGTCGGCCGGCAGGTCTAGCAACGAACCACATGTAATTACGCAATTAACGCGATAAGGTTCCAGCCTGCGTCAGGTCCGTCCACCGCCCAAAGCGACGGATTAATGAACAAACTACTCAAATTCAGCGCCGCGGCTGCCGCGGCCAGTATGATCGTAACCATGGGCGGGGCCGATCTGTTCGGTGCCAACGCCCAGGATAGCGGTGAGGTTCCGGTGCAAACCGCGCCGATCACCGATGAAACGATGCCCACCGCCCCGGCTGTGGAATTCGTTGCGGAAGAAGTGGTCCAGCCGCTGCCGCAAACAGACGACGCCACCGATGATGCCGAAATCGGCGCGGTCGTCGAAGAAAATCTCTCACCCGCCCCCTCGGCTGCTTCGCTGCGCGAATTGATCGC comes from Alteripontixanthobacter sp. and encodes:
- the raiA gene encoding ribosome-associated translation inhibitor RaiA, yielding MDIRISGHQVETGSALQDHATDRLDAIVEKYFSRAISSHVTFGKAPAGAFGCDIVTHVMHGLILKAHAEAHDAHQAFDQAAAKIEKQLRRYKSRLKDRHEQAQHSAREEEAAYTIFAATMEEEEDTQEAPDAPLVVAETKVDIPECSVADAVMMLDLRDTGALFFKNGKTERHNMVYRRRDGSIGWVEPAQT
- a CDS encoding PaaI family thioesterase, encoding MTEVDPGGAQSHYRALERLYRAAPINTKFASRLELPERGRSRLVFTVSDDNYHAAGAAHGTVYFKMLDDAAFYAANTLVTDRFLLTTSFNLHFTKPVRAGEVVAEGRWVSGKRRVLVAESRLVDEEGDEIGRGTGTFMRSHIPLSGLAGYSERTD
- a CDS encoding DUF1491 family protein; this encodes MRLPAHIEVSGLIRAVNAAGGFATVLAKGEKDAGTILLLTVARDQTTKLYERMPQLDGSRPFSLSREENPENKQEFAEYLMKRRRQDRDTWLVELDIADAERFIETAGTLS